The Pseudomonas putida nucleotide sequence CAGGCGCTTGCGCACGCCGGGGGCGAGCAGGGCACTGGCCAAGGGGTAGGCGAACAGGTCGTTGGTCGACAGGCTGTCCTTGGCCAGCAGCGGGTGTCCGGGGCGGCAGAAGAACAGCCCGGGGCGCGGCGTGAGCGGTTCGGTGTGGAAATTGGGGTCGGCTTCGAAGGGGCGGATGTCATCGACGAAGAACTCGATCTGCTCGCGGCGCAGGGCCTGACCCAGGCGCTCGGCATTGTCCACCACCAGCGCAGTGCGGATGCCGGGGTGGCTGGCGAGGAAATGTTGCAGCGCTTGCGGGACCAGGCGCACGGCCAGGGCTGGGCCGCTGCCGAAATGCAGCTCGCCAGCGTCGAGCTTGGTCATCTGCAGCACTTCGTTGCTTAGCTGAGTGGCACCTTGCACCAGGCGGCGGGCGTGCTGCAGCACCACCAGGCCCTCGGGGGTAGGGGGCAGGGCCTTGCTGGCGCGGTCGACCAAGGGGCAACCGAAGGTGTGTTCGAGACCCTGGATGGCCCGGCTGAAGGCGGGTTGGGTGATGCCCATGGCTTCGGCGGCACGGACGAAACTGCGGTATTCGGTGAGGGCGATGAAGTAGCGCAGTTGGCGAAGGTCCATGTCGAGGCTCTGCGGCGGGGAACAGGGCTCGATTTAAGCGGTTACTTCATATGTCGTCAAAGAAGGTTTATGGATTTGTATATTTCTTTTGGTTATTTATTCAAACATCTGGCCTCTTCGCGGGACAAGCCCGCTCCTACAGGTTGCGTGGATACCTGTAAGAGTGGGTTTGTCCCGCGAAGAGGCCAGTGAACTCAGAGCAGATTCAACGGATAGCTCACGATCAACCGGTTCTCGTCGAACGAGTTGGTGCTGAAATCCCGGCGCATGGTGGAGTTGCGCCACTTCACCGACAAGTCCTTGAAGGTGCCGGACTGGATCACATAGGCCAGCTCGCTCTCCCGCGCCCATTCCTTGCCGTCGGTCACGCCACCGGCGGTGACATTGTCGCCCTTGATGTAGCGGTTCATCAGGGTCAGGCCGGGGATGCCGACGCTGACGAAGTTGAAGTCGTGGCGTACCTGCCAGGAGCGTTCCTTGGCATTGTCGAAGCTCGAGTTGTAGCTGTCGTTGGCCAGGGTGCCGCCACTGGTGCCGTTGACCCGCAGCCAGGCATTGTCACCGCTGACCTTCTGCAGGCCGAGGTAGAAGGTGTTGCCCTTGTAGCGCGCCGACAGCATCGCCGAGGCGGTCTTGTTGTCCAGCTGACCTGCGCGTTCGGCACCATCTTCCTTGCCCCAGAAGTAGCCCAGGTTGGCGCCCAGGGTCCATTCGCCCAACGGCTGGCTGTGCACCAGGTTGAGGTACTGCTGGCGGTAGATATCCTTGAGCTGGGCGTCCCATAGGCCGATCATGGTGCGCTTGTCGTTGAAGGTGTACTCACCGCCGCCGAAGTTGAAGCGGTCGGAAGTGAAGGCCGCGCGGCCGTTGAGCGACATGTCTTCCATGCTGGCATCGTTGCGCGGGCTGTTGCCGCGGAACTGGCCGGCATACAGGGTCAGGCCTTCGATCTCTTTCGAGGTGAGCTGGCCACCGCGGAAAGTCTGCGGCAGCGAACGGCCGTCATCCGAGCGCAGGATCGGCAGTACCGGCATCCATTCACCGACTTTCAGTTCGGTCTCGGACAGCTTGGCTTTCAATGCCACGCCCAGGCGGCCGAAGTCGTCGGCGGGGCGGCCGTCGTCATGCACCGGCAGCAGCTGGGTGTTGGCGGTGCCTTTGCCGCCATCGAGCTTGATCGAATACAGGCCTAATACGTCCACGCCGAAGCCGACAGTGCCTTGGGTGAAACCGGAGCGGGCATCGAGGATGAAGCTCTGGGTCCATTCTTCGCCCTTGCCCTGCGGGTAGGCGGGGTCGACGAAGTTGCGGTTGATGTAGAAGTTGCGCAGGTTGAGGCTGGCCTTGGCGTCCT carries:
- a CDS encoding LysR family transcriptional regulator, with translation MDLRQLRYFIALTEYRSFVRAAEAMGITQPAFSRAIQGLEHTFGCPLVDRASKALPPTPEGLVVLQHARRLVQGATQLSNEVLQMTKLDAGELHFGSGPALAVRLVPQALQHFLASHPGIRTALVVDNAERLGQALRREQIEFFVDDIRPFEADPNFHTEPLTPRPGLFFCRPGHPLLAKDSLSTNDLFAYPLASALLAPGVRKRLANLSGRSDFIPHLQTEHLAVLRSVVLASDAVGTASEEAVAEDLASGRLVRLHWRNLPPALEVLSIRCGVVSRSGYRLSPAARAMIETLVGLDAPTRAAAIR
- a CDS encoding OprD family porin, whose amino-acid sequence is MSTSQPARQLLPGLLAISCALPAYAADSGGFMEDAKASLNLRNFYINRNFVDPAYPQGKGEEWTQSFILDARSGFTQGTVGFGVDVLGLYSIKLDGGKGTANTQLLPVHDDGRPADDFGRLGVALKAKLSETELKVGEWMPVLPILRSDDGRSLPQTFRGGQLTSKEIEGLTLYAGQFRGNSPRNDASMEDMSLNGRAAFTSDRFNFGGGEYTFNDKRTMIGLWDAQLKDIYRQQYLNLVHSQPLGEWTLGANLGYFWGKEDGAERAGQLDNKTASAMLSARYKGNTFYLGLQKVSGDNAWLRVNGTSGGTLANDSYNSSFDNAKERSWQVRHDFNFVSVGIPGLTLMNRYIKGDNVTAGGVTDGKEWARESELAYVIQSGTFKDLSVKWRNSTMRRDFSTNSFDENRLIVSYPLNLL